GTTTATATTGTGATTTCAGGAAATACTTGTGTTGCTTGTTCTAATACTACGAGGGCGACTTTAATGCGCTATAGCTCATGTTCAAATCTTGTAGTGATTACTGGAGATAGGATGGTCAAAGAGGATTTAGAAGGAAAGGCAGTCAGTGTTTTGTTTGATGAGGCCTTTGATTTCGACTATTTACCCTACAATTTCACTTATACCAGTATTGTTAAAATCGAAGGAGAGAAGCTGGAACTTGAGTCTTTTGGAGTGCTTGATGGGGATAGATTTGAGCGACAGGTTTCGCATTATTGTGAATAAATGCAGTCTTTGTTCGAGCTCTTCCCTTGACTTTAAATTGGCCAGTCAGGAATCTAAATCTAAAACTCCTTCCATTTTACTAAAAACTGCAGAATCATTAAATTAAAACCTCCGCTACTAATTGAAAAAGAAGCGGAGGTTTTTTGTTGACCATGCTTATGTTTTCCTTCAAACATGCTGATGTTTTGACTCAAACATGCTGATGGTTTTATTTAAACTCTATTAAACTTTTGCTTGTCCGTAAAAGAAGGGGAAGGATTTAAATTTAGGGAAGTGTAGTAAGGGGGATCGGGATATAAAGTGGCCGCTGTTATTTTATCTACAATAAAGACATCATTTTTACTTCATTAGAGGTGAATTGTTGAAAGTCTGGACTAACTTGTTCAATTCAATTAATTAAACCGAATTTCCGACGAGCGAAAAAATGAAGGCTGACATTATAAATAAGGCAGTAAGCATAGTTTTCATTTTATGCTTACTGCCTTTCTTGGGCTTAAGTCAATGGAATAAAGATGTTCGAATCATCAATTTACATGATTCAATCTTTTATGCAAAAAGAGAGCCGTTTGAAATCAGGACCTTTGGGGATTCTGGAGTTTCAATTTTTGGTGCTGCCTTTTACCAAGGCTTGACTACAACTCACTCTAGAGCCATTGAAGCTGAAGTTAATTCTGCGGATGGCTCCTTTATAAGGTCTTCTTCTCCTTCCGGATTATCAGGATATAATGGTTACTTTTCGAAAGTTGCATTCGCCTTTCCTAATCATGATAGGCTGATTGTGCATAATAGGATACTAAATAATTCTGATCAGTTCGATACGGTGGTAATCAAAGAAACTTCCAGTGATTCAGTAATCACCACCTTCGAGGGTGATTGGAAGGTGCTGAATCATCAAGAAACTACTTTGAGTTCGGAAGCTTGGCTTTATAGAAAGGATAGTACACTAGTTTGTAAAAGAATTGATTTAACTGATGGTTCTTTAAAGTGTTATATCGACTTAAGCTTAGTGCTTGACGATTCGCTATTTGGTACTAGGCCTCAAGATTATTCATTGAAGAACATAATTCTGAGTGGCTCTAATTTGGTGACAGAATTTACGAGGGCAAACCCAAGTTTTATAGACCCAATTACGGGGTCATTTTATTTTGAACAGGCTACTTTCAGTATTGACACCAGTAGTCTCAGTATAAGTAAGAAGAAATACCAAAGGATACCTTCGAGCCAGGTATCTGTCTTTGCAAGTAGTGAATGTGAGGATATCCTTTATTTAGATGAAAGCAGTGTTAAGGGAACGATGGATACAACCATCCGTAGAAGCCTTGTTTTTGCAAAGTACCAGGATGATTCAAGCATAAATATATCTTATCGTGCTAAGTTTTATATTAATATTTTAGGGGCTGAGAAAGTGCCGGGAAATGTGATTTATACCCAAAACGGGTATTATTTAATCTTTATCCCTACTCTTAACTTTCCTCCAAATGGTAGAGTACTGGATGGGGTGAGATTGGTCTTGTTTGATTCAATTGGTCGTCTTGTATTTGATGTTGAGACTAAGAACGAATGGCTGCATTTGTACTTTAACCAAGCAAGAATTTCTAAAAGAGGGGAGGTTTATTTTAATATTCAAGAGGAACGTCCTTCCGAAAAT
The Croceimicrobium hydrocarbonivorans genome window above contains:
- a CDS encoding T9SS type A sorting domain-containing protein, producing MKADIINKAVSIVFILCLLPFLGLSQWNKDVRIINLHDSIFYAKREPFEIRTFGDSGVSIFGAAFYQGLTTTHSRAIEAEVNSADGSFIRSSSPSGLSGYNGYFSKVAFAFPNHDRLIVHNRILNNSDQFDTVVIKETSSDSVITTFEGDWKVLNHQETTLSSEAWLYRKDSTLVCKRIDLTDGSLKCYIDLSLVLDDSLFGTRPQDYSLKNIILSGSNLVTEFTRANPSFIDPITGSFYFEQATFSIDTSSLSISKKKYQRIPSSQVSVFASSECEDILYLDESSVKGTMDTTIRRSLVFAKYQDDSSINISYRAKFYINILGAEKVPGNVIYTQNGYYLIFIPTLNFPPNGRVLDGVRLVLFDSIGRLVFDVETKNEWLHLYFNQARISKRGEVYFNIQEERPSENIILGKIDLAGTNPLFRKSPLSIDVVPDPNILVSLYPNPALKFFEVASDSALDEISIVNSLGDLVYTAEIKGYKHLVVTESFARGIYIVRIRSKSGKMSHSKLLLK